The following are encoded together in the Adhaeribacter arboris genome:
- a CDS encoding NDR1/HIN1-like protein, which yields MNTQKKSRNWIIGLIILAVLLAIGYAVIKFQRSDKKVADYIIPKLTLTSMQLTNLTAEKADVKMGMIIDNPAPIGFTMDSLYYEVFIADQQVARTTYPDTLRLEAKDSTKITLPLTLYYDKLKEVTDRLAQQKQDSVNYRVNATIFSKTKLIPKDKFNLKVEKRLPLVTIPEVKITDIKINDLKLKGATMQVAATVRNRNVFALGLKDIAYSVKLEDNEAVEGTKPGTIQIPAKGTTNFTIPVQLTFKEMGKTLLDIIKEGKDVSYDVKMKTELVTKSNILQDSKINLNSTGKLKTVLDAVKEKTQEKKEEKKEERKEERKERREERREARKEKAA from the coding sequence ATGAATACTCAAAAAAAAAGCAGAAACTGGATAATAGGATTAATAATTTTAGCGGTGCTCTTAGCAATTGGCTACGCGGTAATTAAGTTTCAGCGCTCCGATAAAAAGGTAGCCGATTACATTATACCTAAACTTACCCTGACGAGCATGCAGCTCACCAATTTAACCGCCGAAAAAGCCGACGTGAAAATGGGAATGATCATTGATAATCCGGCGCCCATTGGATTTACCATGGATAGTTTGTACTACGAAGTGTTTATCGCCGACCAGCAAGTAGCCCGCACCACGTACCCGGACACGTTGCGGTTGGAGGCCAAAGACAGTACCAAAATTACTTTACCTTTAACTTTGTACTACGATAAGCTGAAAGAAGTAACCGACCGGCTCGCTCAGCAAAAGCAGGACAGCGTTAACTACCGGGTAAACGCCACTATATTCTCTAAAACGAAACTTATTCCGAAAGATAAATTTAACCTGAAAGTAGAAAAACGTTTGCCTTTGGTAACCATACCGGAAGTAAAAATCACGGACATTAAAATAAACGATTTAAAATTGAAAGGGGCTACCATGCAGGTAGCGGCAACCGTTAGAAACCGCAACGTTTTTGCCTTAGGCTTAAAAGATATAGCTTATTCCGTTAAATTAGAAGACAACGAAGCCGTGGAGGGTACTAAACCGGGCACCATTCAGATACCCGCCAAGGGTACCACCAACTTTACCATACCGGTGCAGCTTACCTTTAAAGAAATGGGCAAAACTTTACTCGATATTATTAAGGAAGGCAAAGACGTGAGCTACGACGTAAAAATGAAAACCGAATTGGTTACCAAATCTAATATACTCCAGGACAGCAAAATAAACCTGAATTCTACGGGTAAATTAAAAACGGTTTTGGATGCCGTTAAAGAAAAAACTCAAGAAAAGAAAGAGGAGAAAAAGGAAGAACGGAAAGAGGAACGAAAAGAGCGCCGGGAAGAAAGAAGAGAAGCCCGAAAAGAAAAGGCAGCCTAA
- a CDS encoding DUF2784 domain-containing protein, with protein MLTFLDVLFTGIHLLIICFNLFGWIWSATRKLHLICVGLTTFRWVVLGIWFGWGYCSITDYQWQIKEKLGEQNLPNSFIKYYADKLLHQDINALFMDTVTAVLFALAALISVYVNLRLRKLQT; from the coding sequence ATGTTAACGTTTCTGGACGTTTTGTTTACCGGTATTCATTTGTTAATTATTTGTTTTAATTTATTCGGGTGGATTTGGTCCGCTACCCGGAAGTTACATTTGATTTGTGTAGGCCTGACAACTTTTCGCTGGGTAGTTTTAGGTATTTGGTTCGGCTGGGGCTATTGCTCCATCACCGATTATCAGTGGCAAATTAAAGAAAAGCTGGGCGAACAAAATTTACCGAATTCTTTTATCAAGTATTACGCGGATAAACTGCTGCACCAGGACATAAATGCTTTGTTTATGGATACCGTAACGGCTGTTCTTTTTGCTTTAGCGGCCCTGATCTCCGTTTACGTGAACCTGCGGTTAAGAAAGCTTCAAACCTAA